A single genomic interval of Streptomyces sp. BA2 harbors:
- a CDS encoding bifunctional phosphatase PAP2/diacylglycerol kinase family protein, which yields MSDLPTSHIRRLLGATDRLAFHRVASRSWPAAQPVLPRLSRSADHGLLWFGIAAGMWAVGGARGRRAAVRGVASLALASATVNTLGKSAVRRSRPLLDTVPVIRHLSQQPITSSFPSGHSASAAAFATGVALESRGMGAAVAPVAASVAFSRVYTGVHYPSDVLVGAALGVGAAYAVRGMVPSRAQMPPPARSRTDAPALPDGDGLVVVVNPSSGAQPQLMDPVRQLKTALPRAEVVLYEEEAGPLPKVLEEAARDAARRGGVFGVCGGDGTVNAAVTAALRFDVPLMVLPGGTFNHFAADLGVDTVADACAALAEGSAVRADVGRIKPLAGVGPAGRTHSEPVYFLNTFSLGAYPELVRIREEWSPKVGGPPATLLGVAQIVHTGRPLRAVVNGKARSMWLLFAGNGAYRSTGIAPVRRHDLADGLLDVRIASGGRFARTRLLAAAVAGQLTKTRLYASAKAQRLVISGLPEGTQMAYDGELAPAPAALLLDKLPEALTVYRPTLD from the coding sequence ATGAGTGATCTACCGACCTCGCACATCCGCAGACTGCTCGGTGCCACCGACCGCCTGGCGTTCCACCGCGTGGCCTCCCGCTCCTGGCCGGCGGCGCAGCCCGTCCTGCCGCGGCTGAGCCGGAGCGCTGACCACGGGCTGCTGTGGTTCGGCATCGCCGCGGGGATGTGGGCGGTCGGCGGTGCGCGCGGCAGGCGTGCGGCGGTGCGCGGCGTCGCCTCGCTGGCCCTCGCGTCGGCCACGGTCAACACCCTGGGCAAGAGTGCGGTGCGCCGCTCCCGGCCGCTTCTCGACACCGTGCCGGTCATCCGGCACCTCTCGCAGCAGCCGATCACCAGCTCCTTCCCCTCCGGGCACTCGGCGTCGGCGGCGGCGTTCGCCACGGGCGTGGCCCTGGAGTCGCGGGGGATGGGCGCGGCCGTGGCCCCGGTCGCGGCGTCGGTGGCCTTCTCCCGCGTCTACACCGGCGTGCACTACCCCAGCGACGTCCTGGTCGGCGCGGCCCTCGGCGTGGGCGCCGCCTACGCGGTGCGCGGCATGGTGCCCTCCAGGGCGCAGATGCCGCCGCCCGCGCGGTCCCGGACGGACGCGCCCGCGCTGCCTGACGGTGACGGCCTAGTCGTGGTGGTCAACCCATCCTCCGGAGCCCAGCCCCAACTCATGGACCCGGTCCGGCAGTTGAAGACGGCCCTGCCCCGGGCAGAGGTGGTCCTCTACGAGGAGGAAGCGGGGCCGCTGCCCAAGGTCCTCGAGGAAGCGGCCAGGGACGCGGCCCGGCGCGGCGGTGTCTTCGGCGTGTGCGGGGGAGACGGCACGGTGAACGCCGCCGTGACAGCGGCCCTGCGCTTCGACGTGCCGCTGATGGTGCTGCCCGGCGGAACGTTCAACCACTTCGCCGCGGACCTGGGCGTCGACACGGTCGCGGACGCCTGCGCCGCCCTCGCCGAGGGCAGTGCCGTACGGGCCGACGTCGGCCGCATCAAGCCCCTGGCCGGGGTCGGTCCCGCCGGCAGGACGCACTCCGAGCCGGTGTACTTCCTGAACACGTTCAGCCTCGGCGCCTACCCCGAGCTCGTACGCATCAGGGAGGAATGGTCCCCGAAGGTCGGCGGTCCGCCCGCCACGCTGCTCGGCGTCGCCCAGATCGTGCACACGGGGCGGCCGCTGCGCGCGGTGGTGAACGGCAAGGCCCGCTCGATGTGGCTGCTCTTCGCGGGCAACGGCGCCTACCGCAGCACCGGCATCGCCCCCGTGCGCAGGCACGACCTGGCCGACGGGCTGCTCGACGTCCGCATCGCGAGCGGCGGCCGCTTCGCGCGCACCCGGCTGCTGGCCGCGGCGGTGGCCGGCCAGCTGACCAAGACCCGCCTGTACGCGTCCGCCAAGGCCCAGCGCCTGGTCATCTCCGGCCTGCCCGAGGGCACCCAGATGGCGTACGACGGCGAACTCGCCCCGGCGCCCGCCGCGCTGCTCCTCGACAAGCTCCCCGAGGCGCTCACCGTGTACCGGCCGACCCTCGACTGA
- a CDS encoding PadR family transcriptional regulator → MAALRPTSPQRPSELPPTAWAVLGLLSFPGERTGYELKKWADASLRHFYWSPAISQIYAELRRLEAFGYATSRRSGPEEPRAKRSYAITAEGRAALIGWAGGGGDAGPAVLKHPLLLRVWLGHLAAPDHLRALVTEHIAHTRGELKEVHDALARAEGEAAWTHPLIALRWSGRRLEAEIGLAEAMLADLTEMATPTPTERTETGASAPSGQPPEDSPTHG, encoded by the coding sequence ATGGCAGCCCTCCGTCCGACCTCACCGCAGCGGCCCTCCGAGCTGCCGCCGACCGCATGGGCCGTGCTCGGCCTGCTCTCCTTCCCCGGGGAGCGGACGGGATACGAGCTGAAGAAGTGGGCGGACGCTTCGCTGCGCCACTTCTACTGGTCCCCCGCCATCAGCCAGATCTACGCCGAGCTGCGGCGCCTCGAAGCGTTCGGGTACGCGACGTCGCGGCGCTCGGGACCCGAGGAGCCCCGCGCGAAGCGGTCGTACGCCATCACCGCCGAGGGCCGTGCGGCGCTGATCGGATGGGCGGGGGGCGGCGGGGACGCGGGTCCTGCCGTCCTGAAGCACCCGCTGCTCCTGCGGGTCTGGCTCGGGCACCTCGCGGCGCCGGATCATCTGCGGGCCCTGGTGACCGAGCACATCGCGCACACGCGGGGCGAGCTGAAGGAGGTGCACGACGCGCTCGCCCGCGCGGAGGGGGAGGCGGCGTGGACACATCCGCTGATCGCGCTCCGCTGGAGCGGGCGGCGGCTCGAGGCGGAGATCGGGCTCGCGGAGGCGATGCTCGCCGATCTCACGGAAATGGCGACGCCGACGCCCACCGAGCGCACGGAAACGGGCGCCTCCGCTCCCTCCGGTCAACCCCCCGAGGACTCGCCCACCCACGGGTGA
- a CDS encoding glycerophosphodiester phosphodiesterase, with amino-acid sequence MNFLTIGHRGVMGVEPENTLRSFIAAQAAGLDLIELDLHLSKDGALVVMHDADVARTTDGKGPIAEKTLAELRELDAGRGERIPVFEEVLDAVKAPLQAEIKDVAAARALSEVMHRRDLVGRVEVISFHDEAIAEIARLVPGVRTALVASRYGTDVVERATAVGATTLVLNIRRLTLEIVERAKKADLRIIGWVVNTQDDLRLVRALQLDGATTDYPEIKRTGRFTA; translated from the coding sequence TTGAACTTCCTCACCATCGGTCACCGCGGGGTCATGGGTGTCGAACCCGAGAACACCCTTCGGTCCTTCATCGCCGCGCAAGCCGCGGGCCTCGATCTCATCGAGCTCGATCTGCATCTGAGCAAGGACGGCGCCCTCGTCGTCATGCACGACGCCGACGTGGCCCGTACGACCGACGGCAAGGGACCGATCGCCGAGAAGACCCTGGCCGAGCTGCGGGAGCTCGACGCGGGGCGCGGTGAGCGCATCCCCGTCTTCGAAGAGGTCCTGGACGCGGTGAAGGCGCCGCTGCAGGCCGAGATCAAGGATGTGGCCGCCGCCCGCGCCCTCTCCGAGGTGATGCACCGGCGCGATCTGGTGGGCCGCGTCGAGGTGATCTCCTTCCACGACGAGGCGATCGCCGAGATCGCGCGGCTCGTACCGGGCGTACGCACCGCGCTCGTCGCGAGCCGCTACGGCACCGACGTCGTGGAGCGCGCCACGGCGGTCGGTGCCACCACCCTCGTCCTGAACATCAGGCGTCTGACGCTGGAGATCGTCGAGCGGGCCAAGAAGGCAGACCTGCGGATCATCGGCTGGGTCGTGAACACGCAGGACGATCTGCGGCTCGTGCGCGCGCTGCAGCTGGACGGAGCGACCACGGACTATCCGGAGATCAAGCGGACGGGCCGCTTCACGGCCTGA
- a CDS encoding GNAT family N-acetyltransferase codes for MNTAPSPSTSDLTFRDATDADVDVLVSLIQSAYRGDSSRAGWTTEADILEGQRTDPQGVVDVIKAPASKLLTVERDGEIVACCQLEHRGEHAYFGMFAVSPALQGAGLGKVIMAEAERIVHEAWGVRELHMTVISVRDDLIAWYERRGYRRTGKMTPFPYGDERFGIPQRDDLQFELLVKPLV; via the coding sequence ATGAACACGGCCCCGAGCCCCAGCACGAGCGACCTCACCTTCCGTGACGCCACCGACGCGGACGTCGACGTACTCGTCTCGCTGATCCAGTCGGCGTACCGCGGCGACTCGAGCCGGGCGGGCTGGACCACGGAGGCGGACATCCTGGAGGGGCAGCGGACCGACCCGCAGGGCGTCGTCGACGTCATCAAGGCCCCTGCGAGCAAGCTGCTCACGGTCGAGCGCGACGGCGAGATCGTCGCCTGCTGCCAGCTGGAACACCGCGGGGAGCACGCCTACTTCGGGATGTTCGCGGTGAGCCCGGCGCTCCAGGGCGCGGGTCTCGGCAAGGTGATCATGGCGGAGGCCGAGCGGATCGTCCACGAGGCGTGGGGCGTGCGGGAGCTGCACATGACCGTGATCTCCGTACGCGACGACCTCATCGCCTGGTACGAGCGGCGCGGCTACCGCCGTACGGGAAAGATGACTCCCTTCCCGTACGGCGACGAGCGGTTCGGCATTCCGCAGCGGGACGACCTGCAGTTCGAGCTGCTGGTCAAGCCGCTGGTCTGA
- a CDS encoding VOC family protein, whose amino-acid sequence MVHVLSSRILLRPTDPERSRAFYGDALGLAVYREFGTGPDRGTVYFLGGGHLEVSGRSERPPSPGLQLWLQVADVRAAHAELLARGVEVVREPVKEPWGLVEMWIADPDGVKIVVVEVPEDHPIRYRPGI is encoded by the coding sequence ATGGTGCATGTACTGAGCAGCAGGATCCTTCTCCGTCCCACCGACCCCGAGCGCTCACGGGCGTTCTACGGCGACGCGCTGGGCCTAGCCGTCTACCGCGAGTTCGGCACGGGCCCCGACCGCGGCACGGTCTACTTCCTGGGCGGCGGCCACCTCGAGGTCTCGGGCCGCTCGGAGCGTCCGCCCTCGCCCGGCCTCCAGCTCTGGCTCCAGGTGGCGGACGTGCGGGCGGCGCACGCGGAGCTGCTCGCGCGGGGCGTCGAGGTGGTGCGGGAGCCGGTGAAGGAGCCCTGGGGTCTTGTCGAGATGTGGATCGCGGACCCCGACGGCGTCAAGATCGTCGTCGTCGAAGTGCCGGAGGACCATCCCATCCGGTACCGGCCCGGGATCTGA
- a CDS encoding LmrA/YxaF family transcription factor: protein MTKTRGETRARILRTAADLFQRQGYGATGLNQVLAESGAPKGSLYFHFPQGKEQLAAEAVALAGGEMGARMASVVGSAGGAEEAVLGVGELLARGLRESGFRDGCPVATVALEQAGGEGPISDVCQVTYGSWLSGLAEAFRGWGAADEEADELAELVMSSLQGALLLAQVRRDTAVVSSVARRVGSVVARSLESAAHPDKGTGRNA from the coding sequence GTGACCAAGACACGCGGTGAGACCCGCGCCCGCATCCTGCGCACCGCAGCCGATCTGTTCCAGCGGCAGGGCTACGGCGCGACGGGACTCAATCAAGTGCTCGCCGAGAGTGGTGCCCCCAAGGGGTCGCTGTACTTCCACTTCCCGCAGGGCAAGGAGCAGTTGGCCGCCGAGGCCGTGGCGCTCGCCGGGGGCGAGATGGGGGCGCGCATGGCCTCCGTCGTGGGCTCCGCGGGCGGGGCGGAGGAAGCCGTTCTCGGGGTCGGTGAGCTGCTCGCGCGAGGGCTGCGCGAGTCCGGCTTCCGGGACGGCTGCCCCGTCGCCACCGTCGCGCTCGAGCAGGCCGGGGGCGAGGGACCCATCAGCGATGTCTGTCAGGTCACCTACGGCTCTTGGCTGTCAGGGCTCGCGGAGGCGTTTCGGGGGTGGGGCGCCGCCGACGAGGAGGCCGATGAGCTCGCCGAGCTCGTGATGTCGTCGTTGCAGGGGGCTCTTCTCCTCGCACAGGTGCGTCGTGACACCGCGGTCGTCTCGTCGGTGGCCCGGCGCGTCGGCTCGGTCGTCGCGCGAAGCCTGGAGAGTGCTGCGCACCCGGACAAGGGAACGGGGAGGAACGCGTGA
- a CDS encoding MBL fold metallo-hydrolase, which translates to MKVHHLNCGSMMKIEPTYDGPPPLHAVCHCLLVETDADGLVLVESGLGRGDVRRPLESLDPEWTELAAPELDFAETALTQVERLGYAASDVRHIALTHLDVDHSGGLPDFPEARVHLMAAELTAALAEAPSRRYRPAHWAHGPRWETYEENAGEEWAGFSGVRQLAGLGDEFLIVPLGGHSAGHAAVAVRDRGRWLVHAGDAYFYHREIAREAPHSHPLMDIIQLDAQVDAELRVANQGRLREVATRTDEFTVLNAHDPWDYLRLAGAGG; encoded by the coding sequence GTGAAGGTCCATCACCTCAACTGCGGGTCCATGATGAAGATCGAGCCCACCTACGACGGGCCGCCACCGCTGCACGCCGTGTGCCACTGCCTGTTGGTGGAGACCGACGCGGACGGGCTCGTGCTCGTCGAGAGCGGGCTCGGGCGGGGCGATGTGCGCAGGCCGCTCGAATCCCTCGATCCGGAGTGGACCGAACTCGCCGCTCCCGAACTGGATTTCGCCGAGACCGCTCTCACCCAGGTCGAACGGCTGGGGTACGCGGCATCCGACGTACGGCACATCGCGCTCACCCACCTGGACGTCGATCACAGCGGTGGCCTCCCCGACTTCCCCGAGGCACGCGTCCACCTCATGGCCGCCGAACTCACCGCGGCCCTCGCGGAGGCCCCCAGCCGTCGCTACCGGCCCGCGCACTGGGCGCACGGCCCGCGCTGGGAGACGTACGAGGAGAACGCCGGCGAGGAGTGGGCCGGATTCTCCGGGGTCCGCCAACTGGCGGGTCTTGGCGATGAGTTCCTGATCGTCCCGCTCGGCGGGCACAGTGCGGGGCACGCCGCCGTGGCGGTGCGCGATCGCGGGCGGTGGCTCGTGCATGCCGGGGACGCGTACTTCTACCACCGCGAGATCGCGCGGGAAGCCCCGCACTCGCATCCCCTGATGGACATCATCCAGCTGGACGCCCAGGTGGACGCCGAGCTGCGGGTCGCCAATCAGGGGCGGCTGCGGGAGGTCGCCACCCGGACGGACGAGTTCACCGTCCTCAACGCGCACGATCCGTGGGACTATCTCCGGCTCGCCGGGGCAGGTGGCTGA
- a CDS encoding NAD(P)/FAD-dependent oxidoreductase, with protein MQRPRILIIGGGFAGMECAHKLERTLKAQDAEVRLISPQDHQLYLPLLPHVASGVLTPQSVAVPLRRMLRRTAIVPGGAIGVDPNAKAVIVRKINGEEVVERYDYLVLTPGSVTRQFDIPGVDQHAVGVKTLAEAAWIRDHVISQLDLAAASSDRAERESRLQFVVVGGGYAGTETAAYLHRLTSAAVKRYPGLDPSQIKWHLVDVAPKLMPELGDRLGEKALDIVRRRGLEVSLGVTVEKVTEDTVTLTDGRALPCRTLIWTAGVAPSPLIATLGAETNKGRLVVDPELTVPGMDGVFALGDAAAVPDLAKGGGAICPPTAQHAMRQGWAAAKNVTAALRGAPLTAYRHKDMGLVVDLGGIQAVSKPLGVQLSGLPAQIVARGYHLGALRTVTARFRTAANWGLNALAGDDYVRTGFQSGRPATLADFEKTDVYLSPEEIHARMTSEAAVRSMAPEKPLFP; from the coding sequence ATGCAACGTCCCCGGATTCTGATCATCGGCGGTGGCTTCGCCGGTATGGAGTGCGCGCACAAGCTGGAGCGGACGCTCAAGGCACAGGACGCCGAAGTACGGCTCATCAGCCCGCAGGACCATCAGCTGTATCTGCCCCTGCTTCCCCATGTCGCGTCGGGCGTGCTGACCCCGCAGTCGGTCGCTGTGCCGCTGCGCCGCATGCTGCGCCGTACGGCGATCGTGCCGGGCGGGGCCATCGGCGTGGACCCGAACGCGAAGGCCGTGATCGTACGGAAGATCAACGGCGAGGAGGTCGTGGAGCGCTACGACTATCTCGTCCTGACGCCGGGCAGCGTGACCCGGCAGTTCGACATTCCCGGAGTCGACCAGCACGCCGTCGGCGTGAAGACGCTGGCCGAGGCCGCCTGGATCCGCGACCACGTGATCTCGCAGCTCGACCTGGCGGCGGCGAGCTCCGACCGGGCCGAGCGTGAGTCCCGGCTGCAGTTCGTGGTCGTCGGCGGCGGATACGCGGGGACGGAGACGGCGGCGTATCTGCACCGTCTGACGAGCGCCGCCGTCAAGCGGTACCCGGGGCTCGACCCCTCGCAGATCAAGTGGCATCTGGTCGATGTGGCACCGAAGCTGATGCCTGAACTGGGCGACCGGCTCGGGGAGAAGGCCCTCGACATCGTGCGGCGTCGTGGCCTTGAGGTGTCGCTCGGCGTGACGGTGGAGAAGGTGACCGAGGACACCGTCACTCTCACCGACGGGCGCGCGCTGCCCTGCCGGACGCTGATCTGGACAGCCGGTGTCGCGCCGAGCCCGCTCATCGCCACGCTGGGGGCCGAGACCAACAAGGGCCGCCTGGTCGTCGACCCGGAGCTGACCGTTCCCGGCATGGACGGCGTGTTCGCGCTCGGCGACGCGGCGGCCGTCCCCGACCTCGCCAAGGGCGGCGGCGCGATCTGCCCGCCGACCGCGCAGCACGCGATGCGCCAGGGGTGGGCCGCCGCGAAGAACGTCACCGCGGCACTGCGGGGCGCGCCGCTGACCGCCTACCGGCACAAGGACATGGGCCTGGTCGTGGACCTCGGCGGCATCCAGGCCGTATCGAAGCCGCTGGGCGTGCAGTTGAGCGGCCTGCCCGCTCAGATCGTCGCGCGCGGCTACCACTTGGGGGCGCTGCGCACCGTCACCGCGCGCTTCCGTACGGCCGCGAACTGGGGCCTCAACGCGCTCGCCGGCGACGACTACGTACGCACCGGGTTCCAGTCCGGGCGGCCCGCCACACTGGCGGACTTCGAGAAGACGGACGTCTATCTCTCGCCGGAGGAGATCCACGCACGGATGACGTCGGAGGCGGCGGTGCGTTCGATGGCCCCGGAGAAGCCGCTGTTCCCGTAG